A region of the Paracoccaceae bacterium genome:
GGCCCTTCATCGCGCAGGAACAGATGCGCGGCGCAGATCGCGGCATCGCCCACAAGGCCGGAAACGAACGCCTCGGCCGCATCGACGTCGGCCACAACGGGAAAGCGAAGGACCTCGGCAAACACACCAATGCCCATGCCGCTGCTGGCGGCGACGCGGCACAGGGTGCGCGACACGTCGGTGAACTGCGCCACCACTTTCTGTGTCCAGGGCGAGGGATCGTTCAGCCGCGCAAGATAGGCAGCCGACCGCAGCACATCCGGCGATTCCACCTCGTAGTAGTTGAAGTAGGCCGGCTGCCCGTCAACCGCGGAATAGCGCCGTCCGCTGACGAACCCGGGAATGCCGACACGTTCGGGTATGTGCTCCCGGACATGCCATTCGATGAACTCCGCATCCGCATCGTTGGCGATGCCGTTCCAGATCGCGACAGCGCCCTTGCCCTGCAACGCCATGGTCAGCTGTTTGGCAGGCTGGTGGCCTGCAGTTTTCTGGCCCAGCGCATGATATGCTTGCCGACCGCCACGATCTCGTCGTGCTGGTTGACAACACGGATGTCGGCCGTGCTCTTGCCCGCGCCCTTGTCCACCGACTCCACCGTGTAGTGGGTCGTCACGGTGTCGCCCAGCAGGACAGGCTTAAGGAACCGGATGCGGTCGAATCCGCTGCCGACGGGGAAGTCCGTCAGCCCGTCCAGATGGATGATGTGCGCGATGCTGAGGGTAGATGCAGTTGACATGTAACCGACAAGCAATGCGCCGTGCGCTATGCGGCCGCCGAGGTTCGAGCGCTCCTTCATGTACTGGTCATTGATATGCGTATCGCTGAAATCGCCCGTCAACCCCGCAAACATCGACACGTCAAACTCGCCAACCGTCTTGGCGAACTTAAAAGTGTCGCCGACGTTCACCATGTCCAGGCCAGACTTGCCCACTTCCATGCTCCCTGGCATCTGCAAACCACTCCAAGGGATCAGGGCCTTGACAAGATGCGGCCCCTCGGATCACTTGTAACCGTTTACAGTTCGTCAGGCACTGCGTCAATAGGCGGCGGTGCCCGGGCACGGGAGGCCTGAAGCATGAAAGTCGTCTCGGCGTCCGATGCCGCGCAACTCGTGCGGGATCGGGCAAGCGTCATCGTGAGCGGTTCGGGCGGTGGGCATGCGGTGCCCGAAGCGGTGATCGCAGCCCTTGGCGAGCGGTTCGAGGCCGAAGCCGTCCCGCGCGACCTCTGCCTGATTCATGTCGTCGGCATCGGCGACCGCATATCGAAAGGGGCCGCCAACTTTGCCCGCCCGGGAATGGTGCGGCGCGTCATCACCTCGGCACTGATCGATTCGCCCGTGTTCATCGACATGGCGCTTGAGGACAGGATCGAGGCCTGGACGCTGCCGCAGGGCGTGCTGTCGCAGATGATGCGCGAGATCGCCAGCGGGCGGCCCGGCGTCATCACCAAGACGGGTCTGCACACCTTCGTCGATCCGCGCCAGTCGGGCGGCCGGCAAAGCCCCTCGGCGCGGGAGGATCTGGTGGAACTCATCTCCATCGATGGCGAGGAGTGGCTGCGGTTCAAGCCCTTTCCCATCGATGTGGCCATCCTGCGCGGCACGACCGCGGATGAGGATGGCAACATCACGATGGAGGAAGAGGCGATCCTTGGCGAGATGCTGTCCACCGCACAGGCCGCGCGGCGCTGCGGCGGCATCGTGATCGTGCAGGTCAAACGGATGGCCAGGCGCGGCACCCTGCCGGGCAAGGCTGTGAAGATTCCCGGAATCCTCGTGGACTACGTCGTGGTCGATCCCGACCAGCGCCAGACCTACGCCACGCATTACAACCCCGCCTATGCGGGCGAATTGCGGGTGCCGCTGGATGCCTTTCGCCCTCTGCCCTTCACCCCCCGCAAGATCGTGGTGCGCCGGTCGGCGATGGAACTGAAACCCGGCGACATCTGCAATCTGGGGGCGGGCATGTCCACTGGAATATCGGCCGTGGCGGCAGAGGAACGCATCCTTGACCGGATCGTGCTGACCAACGAACAGGGCTTTATCGGCGGTGCGCCCCTGACAGGCCCCGATTCCGGTGCCGCGCAGAACTACGCCGCCGCGGTGGACCAGCCCTATCAGTTCGATTTCTACGACGGTGGCGGCATCGACTGTGCCTTCCTGTCCTTTGTCGAGGTGGACGCGCAGGGAAACGTCAACATCAGCCGCTTTGGCAGAAAGATCGTCGGTATCGGCGGCTTCGTGAACATCAGCCAGAACGCGAAAAAGGTCGTGTTCTCGGGCACCTTCACCGCAGGCGGGCTGGACGTGACCTGCGAGGATGGCAAACTGCGCATCCTGCGCGAAGGCCAGCACGCGAAATTCGTGCAGACAATCGAGCAGATTTCCTACTCGGGCCCCTTTGCGCGGCAACAGGGGCGGCAGGCGGTGTTCGTCACCGAACGCGCGGTGTTCCGCATCGCGGATGGCGCGTTCGAACTGATCGAGATCGCGCCCGGCGTTGACCTTGACCGCGACGTGCTGGCCCGAATGTCCTTCCGGCCAAAGGTATCCGACAACCTGCGCATGATGGACGCCCGCATCTTCCGCCCCGAACCCATGGGGCTGCAGAACGATCCGGTCTTTGCCGGGGGGGTCGGAGCATGAAGATCATCGT
Encoded here:
- a CDS encoding acyl CoA:acetate/3-ketoacid CoA transferase yields the protein MKVVSASDAAQLVRDRASVIVSGSGGGHAVPEAVIAALGERFEAEAVPRDLCLIHVVGIGDRISKGAANFARPGMVRRVITSALIDSPVFIDMALEDRIEAWTLPQGVLSQMMREIASGRPGVITKTGLHTFVDPRQSGGRQSPSAREDLVELISIDGEEWLRFKPFPIDVAILRGTTADEDGNITMEEEAILGEMLSTAQAARRCGGIVIVQVKRMARRGTLPGKAVKIPGILVDYVVVDPDQRQTYATHYNPAYAGELRVPLDAFRPLPFTPRKIVVRRSAMELKPGDICNLGAGMSTGISAVAAEERILDRIVLTNEQGFIGGAPLTGPDSGAAQNYAAAVDQPYQFDFYDGGGIDCAFLSFVEVDAQGNVNISRFGRKIVGIGGFVNISQNAKKVVFSGTFTAGGLDVTCEDGKLRILREGQHAKFVQTIEQISYSGPFARQQGRQAVFVTERAVFRIADGAFELIEIAPGVDLDRDVLARMSFRPKVSDNLRMMDARIFRPEPMGLQNDPVFAGGVGA